The nucleotide sequence CGTAAGAGAGTCGGCGTTAATGTTTCCCGTTACTTTAAAATTTTGATATGGCCCCGGAAAAATATTGTTAGGGTAACCGCCGTAATACCAAATAGTGGAATCCGGTTGCAAGGTTATTTGTGAGTTGTTGAACAATGCTATTTGAGCCGGAGTACCGGAAAGTTCCAGCGTTCCCTTTTTATTTACGGTTACGGTTACCGCCCCGAGCAAAGTGTAATGGGCTAACTGCAATCCTGCAGCGTCTGTTTCCGACCCTACTTCAATCTGCGCCGGCCCCGCAAAGGTAATATTTTCGGTTAAATAACAATGTCCGGCGGAAAGAATTTTATATTTACCGGCCGGAAAGGCAGCGGGTGTTGTGCCGGCGGGAAGGTTCGGGCTCCAGTTTGACGGATTTTTAAAATTACCGTGTCCACCCGTCCACGTATAAATTTGAGCCGAGGCGAGTATTCCCGCGGCAAAGAGAAAAATCAATATAAATAAAGTTTTTTGTATTTTCTTCATAACATTCTAATTATACATCTTTTTTTGTGAAAAATCCAGTCGACTATGGAGAAATTTGAGAAGTTCGATGTTTAACCGCAAAGGGCGCTAAGACCGCGAAGATGATATGTTTTTAATATGTTTAATTATAAAAAAATATCTAAAATTATTAGGTTAATGGCTTGAAAAAGATGATTTTTTGGGGTATCTTTATGAGGTCATGTTTAATATATGTTAGATTGACGCTACGCGCAATAAGATTAAATCTTTATTGAAAAGGAGTATATATGGATACAGATGTGTATGTTTTCTGTAAAACTTGTAATGAAATTACAGAAGGTGTTGGTAGTGGCGATCCTCGTGATTCCATAACGTGTAACTGTTGTAAGACAATGATTACATCTAATGTAGTTGGTAACTTCAAACCACTTGGAACTAAAAAAGAACTTAGGCTTTATTGGCCTGAATAACTGATTTGAGCTCTGTTGTTATAACATTGTAATGAAGTTGTTTTACAGAGCTCTTTGTTTTTTGCTTATTTATTAAGTTTTGTATTACAGGGAATATATATGTCTATTCAAAAAGAATATGAGTACGAATTGGTTGATAAAGGAAGAATTCTTACAAAATGTTTAATTAGAATAATCGAGGAAGATAATAAGCCAATAGTTGTTCTATGTGTTCAAAAAAAAGTTTCGAAAGGTACTACTATAACAAATACAATTGATCTAATTGCAAAAGAAGTTTTTTACCAACTGAAAACTGAAAATGGGAGTATATCGTCTGAGTTTACTAAATACTTAACAGAATATCCTCTTTCAAAAAAATTGAAATACATTGGAGATTGTATAAAAAATAGTTCAAATTGGACAGCGTTTATATTTCACCGATTAGGAGAGTTCTTTTCTATAAAAGAACTTAAGGAAAAACGAAATAAAAAAATTAATAATATAATTTGGGTTGAATATTATCCTGCAGATACTTACTTTTTTACTTATGACAAATATGCGGTAATTACATTTAATAATGAATACTGGTCTCCAGAATGGAATCATATAAGTGAAGATGATCTTGTGAATTATACAGGTTATCCCATTGATCTATTTAAAATACAAAATCAAGAATCCTAACACCCGCTTCAACCTGACATTGCGAACAAGTCGCAAATGCAGGTTAGGCGAAAGTTATACCTACAATGCATTGTGGCAGGATAAAGCGAACAAAAAGGATATTCAAGAAAAATATGACGGATATAAGTTTTAAAACTCTTGGCGATTTGGTAGATAAAATAAACAAAGAGTTAGGCAATTTTACAAAGGAATTTCGTTATGAAAGGAAAAAATTCACCAGTAGTGCCAGAGCTTCATCTCAAGGAAAGCTATTTACTTATTCCGATTCTTCAAGAGATTGGGCAATAAACGAAGGTGGAGGTACCGAAGTTCAATATCATATTTATTATAGAGAAAATTGTATAGGCTATGGTATTGGATTCAATACACAATATGTTCCCTTTGCTAATGAAAAATCTCCAATCGAATATATGCAGCCTTTTGTAAATGCGTATTTATTGTTAAGAGATTGTCCAGTAGTAAAGAAGCTAAAAACAAAAGGTTTTAAAGAATATTTCTCAAAAGAAGATTTGTTAAATCTTCAAGATCAAGAATACTATCTTTTTGCAAAAAAAATACAATGTAAAGCAAATACTATCACAGAAAAAGATTTTCATCAGATGATTATAGATCTAAAAGCTGACTTATTTGACCTATATTGTCAAATATTTACTAAAAGGAATGAAAACATGGAAATGCTAAAACAACAGGTAAAAATAACTCCTGATATAAAAGAATTATTAAATATGAGGTACAATATCATCCTGCATGGAGCACCCGGCACGGGAAAGACATTTACAGCGCGCCAAATTGCTGCACAAATGATGTTTGACAAAATATATGAAAATTTAACTGATGATGAAAAAAATCAAATAGGATTTGTTCAATTTCATCCTTCCTATGATTATACGGATTTTGTGGAGGGGTTACGGCCTAAAAAAGAAGTAGGGCAAAAAGAAATTGGCTTTGAACGAAAAAACGGAGTATTTAAAGACTTCTGTGAAAAAACGATACTTGCAGGCAATGAGGCAGGAACCGATAATTTTGAAAAAAGTTGGAATGAATTGATTGATAAACTAAATGATGATATTCGTATAGAAATTCCGTTAGTTTCCGGTAAAGGTTCGTTTGAAGTTGAATTGAATGAGTATGGCGAAGGACTGACAACACGAACATATAATTCAGATGAGGATAAAAAATCCGGTAATTGGATAAGAGGACAGTCAAAATTTTTCTCAAAAGAGCAGCTTTATAATATTTACAAAGGTTTAAAAGGCATCCCCAGCAGGGGACATGATAATTATCGTAAAGCAATAGTTGCGGAAATGAAAAAAAGTTTTAAATTGGAAGATTATAACAAAGGAACCCCAAAGGAAGAAGCTCCGAAATTTATTTTTATTATTGATGAAATTAACCGTGGTGATATGTCAAAAATATTCGGTGAATTATTCTTTTCTGTTGATCCTGCTTATCGAGGAACAAACGGTAAAGTATTAACTCAATATCAAAATTTAATAGAAGACCGAGATACTTTCAAAAACGGTTTTTATATTCCTGATAATGTCTATATTATTGGGACAATGAATGATATTGACCGTTCTGTTGAAAGTATGGATTTTGCAATGCGCCGTAGATTTGTTTTTTATGAAATCACCGCTAAAGATAGTGCAGAAGCAATGGGAATAGATTATAGTACTGCAAGTCCGATGAAAAAATTGAATGATGCTATAGAAAAGGAACTTGGCAGTGATTACCAAATTGGCGGTTCATATTTCAAGGAATATAAGGATAAGCTAAACGACACAAATGCATTACAGGAACTGTGGAAAAATAATCTCAAAGGATTGCTTCGAGAATACTTGCGTGGACAAAGAGATGCTAAAACTAAATTAGATGAGTTTGAGAGTGTTTTCTATGGAACTAATACGGATAACGGACAACAGCAGCAAAACGCTTAATCTATCAAAGAGTACAATTTCCGATTTACAAGCCATAGCTAATATTCCATTGGAAAATATAAAAGAGAGATATCCCGGTCTTTTGGTTTTTCCGCAAAGTTTTGGTGAATACGGAGATAATTTGGGCTCCCAATATATCTGCTCTTTAAACGATAAAACAATTGGAACAGGAAATTTAATGGGGTTTGTTGGCTATAATTCCACAGAACTTAGTATTTGTTCCCGTTTTGCCGATAACAATGGAAATGATTTTTTTCTGCACTATCTTCTGCAAAAGACATTGTGTCAATATGTTTTTGATTTAAAACATTCTTATCATGAAATAACTATTTTTGATTTTTTGCTATATTTATTTCCATATTATTTTAACAAGGCCTTATCTCAAGGTTTATTCAGAGAGTATAGGCAATTTCATTACAATGATAGTAAAGCAAAAGGTTCTATAGAAATAAATAGGCATATACAGCAAAATATTTCTTTCACAGGGAAAATCGCATATAGTACTAGAGAATATAGTTACGATAACCGTATTATTCAATTAATTAGACATACAATCGAATACATCAAAACTTTGCCTTTTGGTAAGAATTTGTTACTTGGACACGAAACACAACAAAATATAAGATTAATAATTGATAATACTTCATCTTATTCGCGTCAAGACTTACGCAAAGTATTTACAGAGAATTTAAGAGAAATCCAACACCCATATTATACAGAGTACAGTTCATTGCAAAAAATATGCTTACAGATTCTTAAATATGAAGGTTTAAAGTACGATGATAATACGCATACCCAAATTTATGGAATACTTTTTGATGGAGCATGGTTGTGGGAAGAATATCTAGCAGAAGTATTACAAAATGATTTTAAACATTACACTTCAGAAAATAGCAACTTCAAACTACTAGAATACAGAGGTGAAAGAAAACAAAAAATTATTCCTGATTATATTTCAAAAGATAAGAGAATCGTGGCTGATGCTAAATATATCCCATTGAATAAAAGTTCTTCATATGGGGAAGATCGGGCAACTGCTATTTATTATAAAACAGTTATGTATATGCTGAGATTTTCTTCTAAGCATGGTATTTTGTTTTATCCTTGTAAAGATAAATCAGAACCTAAGAAATATAAAATCATGGATACTGATAACTACTTAACCGAAGTACCATTTATGATACCTATGGAACAAACAAATACATATAATGATTATTGTAACCAAATGTTAATGGAAGAAGAAAATTTCAAAATACTTATTTTTGAAAATGCCTAACACCCGCTTCAACGCTGACAAACAAGATTATGAATATTTACAGGTTAAGCAAGTATTATGTAAAGACTCTTTATGCCATATAGTAAGAATAAAAACATGAAAATTTCTAAGCTAAACCCTGCTCTGACTTGAAAAGCCCCTAAGGGAACGGGAGGGCTCTCCCCCTAATTATAGAGCCTCTATTTCTTTAATGCTTAAACCTGTAGCTTTTACAATATTTTGAATATGAAGAGTTTGCAATAAATAGCAAAATTTGAAAAAAGGAATTTCGATACGAGATATAATAATTTTCTATATTATCAGACTTTATTCTAGAAAAATGGCGGACACCAGATAACGTTCAATTTACTATAGTGCAAGAATTTTCAAAATGTGATATAATTATGACTATGAAAGTTTATCTTGATAACTGTTGTTACAATCGGCCATATGACGACCAAAATTATTTGTCGATTTCACTTGAAACACAGGCAAAGTTGCTTGTTCAGTTGCTTATAAAAGAAAAACATCTGGAACTAGCTTCTTCGTTTATTTTGGATTATGAAAATTCTTGTAATCCCTATATGGATAGAAAAACTGCTATAAAGAATTTTTTGGATACCAATGTTTCTGATTATGTCTGTAGTGAAAAATCGGCAGAAGTCATTACAAAGGCAGAAATAGTGATGGCAACGGGAGTAAAGATGAAGGATTCTTGTCACATAGTTTGTGCTGAAATGATGAAATGTGACTATCTTTTGAGCACGGATAAAGGTATGTTGAAATATAAAAGCGATACTTTAAAATTACTTAATCCGATAGAATTCATAGATTTATTAAATGGAGGTAATAAAAATGATGACTGAAATGATTGTACCGCCGCCTACGATAGAGCTTCTCTCTCGTGGTATGGAATGTCTGATAGAAACAATGGGTGTCGTTGAAGCAGAATACTTTATTGCTGCTGTACGAAGGGAACGATTCGATTATACAAAATGGCAAAGAGAATATTTTGACAAAATGGATTTAAAAACTTTTGTTAATAATGCAAAATCTCATGCTCAAAGTATGGAAAAATAAAATTACCCACCACCCGCTTTTAAACAACTTACAGCCTAGGTTGATATGCATTATTATACCGGGCAAATAAAATAGCTTGATAAAAGAGCAGGTTAAGCTAATGTTAGAAACACACCTAATGGTGGGAGATAATACTCGGTTATTTCCTATTTCCCTTACCTCTGCACCCTTCCTGAAGCATCTCCTTGGGCAAGAGTTAAAACTTCATCAAAAGAAACTTGGTTAAAGTCGCCGTTTATGGAGTGCTTTAAGCAAGAGGCGGCTGAAGCAAAGTCGATTTGTTTTTGAGGTTTAAAGCCTTTTAGTTCGGCACAGATTAAGGCTGCGGCAAAACTGTCTCCGCCCCCTAGTCTGTCAACAACCTGCATTGTGTATTTTTTGCTGAAATAGGCCTTGCCTTTTGTATAAAGCATGGCTGACCAGTTGTTTTCGCTAGCTGAGATGGATTCTCTTAAAGTTATTCCTACTTTTTGAAAACCGAATTTTTTGCATAGTTTTTCAGCAACCTCTTTATAGCCTTTTTCATTCAGTTTGCCCGAGCTTACGTCCGTGTTTTTTGAGGTTATACCGAAAACCTTGTCTGCATCTTCTTCATTTGAAATACAGATATCGACAAACTCGCAGATACTGCTCATGGTTTCTTTTGCTTCATCGGGAGTCCAAAGTTTTTTGCGGTAGTTGAGGTCGCATGAAACGGTAATACCCATTGACCTTGCCGTTTTGCAGGCTTCAAGGCAAATTTCGGCAGCATTTTTGCTTAAAGCGGGAGTGATCCCTGTAAAATGGAACCATGAGGCTCCTTTAAAAATTTCTTTCCAATTAAAGTCGCTCGGTGAGGCTTCGGCAATGGCAGAATTAGCCCTGTCATATATTACCTTGGAGGCACGTTGGGATGCTCCCTTTTCTAAAAAATAGATACCTATACGCTTCCCTCCGCGGATTATGCCTGAAACATCTACCCCGTACCGGCGCAAAGAGTTTACTGCCGCTTGGCCTATCTCATGGGACGGCAGTTTTGTTATGTATGAGGACTGCATTCCGAAGTTGGCTAAAGAAACCGCGACATTTGCCTCCGCCCCACCGAAAACCAATTCCAGGGCATCGGCTTGAACAAAGCGGTTAAAGCCTGTGGGGGAAAGGCGGAGCATAATTTCGCCCATGGTTATAACTTTGGGTGCTTGGTTTGTTTCGATGCTTCCGTTTAAAGAGTTCTCATTTGATGTTGAGGCCTTTTTTTCTGTTGAAGTTTTTGGGTATGAAAATGTAGTTAAAGTGCTTGGATCTTTTTTAGGATTACGAGCCTCTTTTACTATTTGTAATGCAATGGCTGACTCTTCTTCTATCTTTTTAAAATCTTTTGAAGATATAAGCTCTTTTGAAACCATCCAGCTTCCGCCGCAGGCTATTACCTTTGAAAAGGCTGCATATTCCGCAATATTTTGAGCGTTTATTCCTCCGGTCGGCATAAATTTTATATTCGGGTACGGTGCGGAAATAGCCTTTATAAATTTTAATCCCCCTGCAGCCTCAGCCGGAAAAAACTTGACTACTTCAAGACCGAAGCTCATAGCCTGTTCGATTTCTCCCGCGGTGGAAACTCCCGGAATTATCGGATAGCCTGACTTAATGCAATGCTCTACAACCTTGGGATTGAGTCCGGGGCTGACAATGAATTTTGCTCCTGCAGCGATAGCTTTGTCGGCTTGTTCCGGGGAGAGAACCGTGCCTGCTCCTACAAGAAAATCCGGAAAGTCTTTTGAAAAAACTTGAATAGCTTTTTCGGCTGCTTCCGTTCTAAATGTGATTTCGGCACAAAAAAGGCCGGCGGCAGAGAGGGCTTTTCCCAATGGAAGAGCGTCTTTTTCATTGTCTAAAACGATGACGGGTACAATACCTATTTTTTCTATTTGTTTAAAGATTTTATTCATAAAAGCCCCCTATTCAGTTTAGATATGAACCGATAAAGCATTCTAGCATATCTTTTGCGATTTGTCATTAAAAAAATAATATAAATCTTGACATAGTTAAAAAAACTATTATAATAAAAGTAAATCAAATTTGGAGGTTCTTTATGAAAAAAATTGCTTTAGTTTTGTTTGTTGTACTTGCTGCTATTTTAATTGCATCATGTTCGACAGTAGCACCTGTTGCAGGTGCTTCAGGTGTTGTAGGACGAAAAACCGGTGAAGCTTCTCAAGCCTTTGTTTTTGCATTCCCTTTAAAAGGTGAAGGCGGAATTGCTCAAGCTGCAAAAAATGGCGGTATCACAAAAGTAGGAACGGTTGATGTTAGAATAAATTGGCCTGCAAGCCCTATTATTCCCTATGTTGTTGTAACTACAGTTGTTACGGGAGAATAAGCTATTATAGCTTCATGGCCTCATTATTTTGATAGTGAGGCCTTTTTTTAGATTTTATGAAAAAATATATTTTTATTTTAATACCTATTTTACTCTTATTTTCTTCATGTATAACCGCTTCATCGGGAAAGGAGAAGGTTATTACTGCTTATATGGACTCCGGTACAAGAAAGTACTATATCCGGCCGGGAAAAATGGTATTACAAAAAGAAAAGGATACTTCAAGCCATATAATGGCTGATTTTACCTATCAAATGAGGCAAAGAGAATATGTTTCGGATGCATATTTTAATTTTACCTTACATAATAAAGCTGATGCTTTTATTTTAAAGGCCTATTTTATTTTAGATTCTAAAGAAATTGTAGAACTTTTTGAACTTAATACTCTTGATAGAAATCTTTCTTTAGGATATGTGCGGGTTTCTACAATTATAAAAAAAGAAAAAGTTAAAAATGTGTTGATGAGTCTCCATAAGGGTATGGCTGTATTAAAGGTGGAACTTGATAATCATGCCGAAATGGAATTTGTAGCCTCAAAAGATTTAATAAGCCGTATTGAAGAAGCTTTTTATAAATAATCATCACCTATTGACAATATCCGTTATTGCGTATATGTTTTTACATACAAGATCCTCACTTGTGGAGTAAGTGTGTGAAAAAGTTCACTCTTATTTTTATCTGTTCTCTGTTTTTAGCTTCGTGTATAAAGCCTGCCGAGCCTACTTTAAATGCTGTTGTAAAAGGTGTTTTTGATGCGGAAAACATATCTGTAGGGGATATACAGGTACTGGAAGGAGAATGGATTTTTATTCCGAACGAATTTGTTGAACCGCTGGAAGATTTCGGTAAATATACCCGTTATGAGAATATAAATACGTCTTGGCATAAGTATGGAGACGGTCTTTCAATTTACGGATATGGGACCTATGCCTTAAGAATAAAAAATCTTTCTACAAATGGTGTATATGCAATAAAAACGGCAACGGTTTCTTCAGCTTTTATTGCATACCTTGAAGGGGAGGAAATTTATAGAAGCGGTGTTGTAGGTAATTCCCGTGAATTTGAAAAATTTAATTGGGATGCCCCTTTTATTACCCTTCCGACCTTTGGAAAGGAAGAGGTAACATTGGTTTTTCATGTTTCTAATTTTAACGATAATAAGGCTGGTTTTGTAAAACCCATAGAATTCGGCTTTTACTCTGACCTTTTAAATGCAAAAAATGCAAGTGTCTTAACTCTGACTATATTGGCCGGTATTCTTTTGCTGGCTGCTGCATTTTTTATCTCTTTGTTTATTTTTTATCCTAAAGAGCGTCAATCTCTTTATTTCGGTTTGTTGGCGGCTAATTTTTGTTTAAGAATTTGCAGCTATGATGAATTTTTACTTACAACAATAATGCCCGGTATTAGCGGGGAGACTCTTTTTAAAATAGGTTATAGCACACTTTCTTTCGGTATTATTTTTGTTTCATTGTTTATACATAACTTGTTTAGTAAAATTAAGAGCAAATATTTGCTTATACTGTGCGCTCCTGCAATATTATATATTATGATAAATATTTTTGCTCCTATGAGAGCCTCATCTGAGCTGCTCCATTTTGCTCAAGTATATGTTTTATTGTTTGCAGCGTATAATGTACTAACTGTTATGAAGGCCGCTTCACGAAAAGATACATCAGCAATTCTTTTTTTGACCGGGTTTTCAATTTTTTTACTTTTAAGTGTAAGGGATATTTTAATTGCAAATAGGATTATACAGGGCTTTTTTCTATCACATATAGGTGTTTTAGTCTTGCTGATTCCAATGGCTATTGTTGTTTTACATAATTTTAGGGACAGCTCGAATAGGGTTATCGATATGACGAAGCAGATAGAATGCATAAACGATGCTCTTGCAAAATTTGTTCCTAACGAATTTATGAATTTTTTAAGAAAAAAACACGTTGATATTAAGCTGGGAGATAATATTTTAAAAGACATGTATATAGCCTTCATTCATTTAGGTATTTATACAGGCTTGGGAACCGAAAAAGAAAGGCAGAGTCTTCTTAAAATTTATAATTATACTCTGGCAAATATCAATCCTATTATTCAAGCTCATAACGGATTTATCGACAAATATTTAACTGAAGGTTTAATGGTTCTTTTTCACGGTTCGGCAGATGATGTTATAAAGTGTATGCTTGAAATTAAATCCGTAGTTCAATTTGAAAATATGGATAGGGAAATAAGTAAATTGCCTAAAATAGACCTTGCTATAGGTGTTCATTATGGAAGACTTATGCTTGGTACTATTGGAGAGGAAGAAAGAATGGATAGCACCGTTATATCCGATGTTGTCAATGTTGCTTCCAGACTTCATTTTTATGCTCTAAAAAAAGGAGTAAATATTTTTATCAGCGAAGTTGTTAAAAAGAATGTAACGAATCTTCCAATAAATGAGGTTAAATTTGAATATAACGGCTTGGTACGATTTAGAGGAAAAGATGAACCGGTTAGAATATATGAGGTAAAAAAATTATGACGGTAGAAAAGAAAAGGTTGTTTTTAGGGTCTATTCCTTTTTTTTGTTTATTTATTCTTTTGTATCTAACTAATTTGTTTAAACTTGTTTATGAACAAAAAATCATAGATTTGGAAGTAAAAAACGGTAAGGTGTCTATTCCCGCTAATACATTATCAGAGTCCTCTCTTTTTTCTTTAAGCGGAGATTTTTATTATACGCCTAATCGGTTTTATTCTTTAAAAAATAGCCCTGAAGAATCTTATGCTAAGGTTCCCGGTGATTTTGCAAGCAAGGATCTAGGGAATGTATTCGGTTACGGTTCTTACGGTTTAGAATTATATGGGCTAGATCCCGGTATCATTTATGCAATTCATGTCCCACATATTTTTAGCAGCTGCAGTATTATAATAAATGGAATAGATCTTCAAAGTCAGGGACAGCCCGGTATAGATCGGGAGACGGAAAATCCGGGAACCAGATCGTCTCAAATAGCCTTTAGACCCTTAAAAGACGGAACAGCCAATATAGTTATTAATGTTTCCAATTTTTTTAACAATAAAGGTTATATTTCTTCTCCGATTATTTTGGGCGAAGCTTCTCAAATAGGAATAATGTTTAGAGGGGATTTGATCTTTTACGGTACTATATTTGCCGTAACTTTTTCGGTTGCCTTATTTTTCTTCATGCTTTCGTTTTTTTATAAAAACTCTTCCTTTGTAATTTGGTTTGCATTAACGTCCATGGTTTTAGCTGTTAGGGGAATTTTCTTTTATCCTCATATTTTTATGATTTTGTTTCCGGACATTCCTTGGATTGCTACTTTTATTATTAGGTATATTACCGTTCCTCTGCCTATAATTTTATTTACTGTTTTTATAAGTACGGCTTTAAAATTACGATATAAAATTCCTTACATAATTATATTATCCGTATCGATTTTATACGCTATTTCCACCATAGTTCTTCCGCCTGAAGTTTCAACGTTTTTATTGATTTACTACCAAGTTTTTGCTTTGTTTTGTGTAAGTTATATTATCGCTATTGCAATAATAGGCTTGAAAAAAAAGAAAGAATTTTCCGTATGGATATTTATTGCGACAGCAGTATTGTTTTTATTCGGTGTTTATGACTTGTTGGTTTCTTTAGGCATTATACCGGGAGATTTTTTTATTCAGATAGGGACTGTTTTTGCGGTTATCATATTATCGATAATGGTATTGGATGATTATTCCGGTTCAATAAATAAAATAGAAGATCTAAGTGTAGAAATGCAACTTATAAATAGATCTCTTGTTCGATTCGTGCCTGATCAAATTGTAGAACTGTTAAATAAAAAATCCATAACGGATGTTAATCTTGGAGATAGCGTTGAGCTTACAATGCCCATCCTTTCGATAGATATCCGCTCCTTTACTCACACTTCAGAAAAACTTGCACCTAATCAAGTTTTTGAATTATTGAATGAGTATTTTGCATTGGTAGCTCCAATTGTTCGGAAATATAATGGTGTAATAACAAAATACTTGGGGGACGGCTTTTTTGCTTTATTTCCTGACGGAGCGAATGCTGCTCTTTCGTGCGGAATAGCTATACAAAGGGCTATTCGAGATAATGGAATTGCTGTTCCCAACGCATCCCCTATAAAAGTAGGTATAGGAATTGATATGGGGGATATTCTTTTAGGTATCATCGGTAATTCAACACGAATGGATAGTATTATTATTTCCAATTCTTACCACATTGCAGAAGTTTTGCAGGAATCCACAAAAAAATATTGTTCCTGTATGATTATTTCCGATAGAATTTATGATGCCATCAATGATATTTCCGAGCATTATATTAGGCCTATACAAAGGGTTAAAAACTCATCGAACAAGGAAACTTTCTTATATGAAGTTTATGATTGCGATGATGATCTTATTCGCGATTTAAAGCATAGCACTCAGGATTATATGAAAAATGCTTTAAAAGCTTTATCGAATGAAGGGGCTGAATCTGCAGCTAAATATTTTGATAAGGTTTTGAGTATATTTCCGGACGATCCTGTGTCTCTCTATTATAAAAAAATATTTGAAAAAATCAATTCACGATAAAATTTATTTTAAGGAGTAATTTATGGCAAAAAAGGTTGTGATTGTAGGAGGCGTGGCAGGCGGGGCTTCAGTCGCTGCAAGAGTTAGACGCTTGGATGAAAATGCTGAAGTCATTATGTTTGAAAAAGGTCCCAATGTTTCTTTTTCAAATTGTGCCTTACCATTTTTCTTGAGCAGAATTGTTCCCGAAAGCGAGAGTCTTGTTTTGATGAGCCCTGAACAGTTTAAAAA is from Treponema denticola and encodes:
- a CDS encoding McrB family protein, translating into MTDISFKTLGDLVDKINKELGNFTKEFRYERKKFTSSARASSQGKLFTYSDSSRDWAINEGGGTEVQYHIYYRENCIGYGIGFNTQYVPFANEKSPIEYMQPFVNAYLLLRDCPVVKKLKTKGFKEYFSKEDLLNLQDQEYYLFAKKIQCKANTITEKDFHQMIIDLKADLFDLYCQIFTKRNENMEMLKQQVKITPDIKELLNMRYNIILHGAPGTGKTFTARQIAAQMMFDKIYENLTDDEKNQIGFVQFHPSYDYTDFVEGLRPKKEVGQKEIGFERKNGVFKDFCEKTILAGNEAGTDNFEKSWNELIDKLNDDIRIEIPLVSGKGSFEVELNEYGEGLTTRTYNSDEDKKSGNWIRGQSKFFSKEQLYNIYKGLKGIPSRGHDNYRKAIVAEMKKSFKLEDYNKGTPKEEAPKFIFIIDEINRGDMSKIFGELFFSVDPAYRGTNGKVLTQYQNLIEDRDTFKNGFYIPDNVYIIGTMNDIDRSVESMDFAMRRRFVFYEITAKDSAEAMGIDYSTASPMKKLNDAIEKELGSDYQIGGSYFKEYKDKLNDTNALQELWKNNLKGLLREYLRGQRDAKTKLDEFESVFYGTNTDNGQQQQNA
- a CDS encoding McrC family protein: MELIRITDNSSKTLNLSKSTISDLQAIANIPLENIKERYPGLLVFPQSFGEYGDNLGSQYICSLNDKTIGTGNLMGFVGYNSTELSICSRFADNNGNDFFLHYLLQKTLCQYVFDLKHSYHEITIFDFLLYLFPYYFNKALSQGLFREYRQFHYNDSKAKGSIEINRHIQQNISFTGKIAYSTREYSYDNRIIQLIRHTIEYIKTLPFGKNLLLGHETQQNIRLIIDNTSSYSRQDLRKVFTENLREIQHPYYTEYSSLQKICLQILKYEGLKYDDNTHTQIYGILFDGAWLWEEYLAEVLQNDFKHYTSENSNFKLLEYRGERKQKIIPDYISKDKRIVADAKYIPLNKSSSYGEDRATAIYYKTVMYMLRFSSKHGILFYPCKDKSEPKKYKIMDTDNYLTEVPFMIPMEQTNTYNDYCNQMLMEEENFKILIFENA
- a CDS encoding TRL-like family protein, with the translated sequence MKKIALVLFVVLAAILIASCSTVAPVAGASGVVGRKTGEASQAFVFAFPLKGEGGIAQAAKNGGITKVGTVDVRINWPASPIIPYVVVTTVVTGE
- a CDS encoding KHG/KDPG aldolase/sugar kinase fusion protein; protein product: MNKIFKQIEKIGIVPVIVLDNEKDALPLGKALSAAGLFCAEITFRTEAAEKAIQVFSKDFPDFLVGAGTVLSPEQADKAIAAGAKFIVSPGLNPKVVEHCIKSGYPIIPGVSTAGEIEQAMSFGLEVVKFFPAEAAGGLKFIKAISAPYPNIKFMPTGGINAQNIAEYAAFSKVIACGGSWMVSKELISSKDFKKIEEESAIALQIVKEARNPKKDPSTLTTFSYPKTSTEKKASTSNENSLNGSIETNQAPKVITMGEIMLRLSPTGFNRFVQADALELVFGGAEANVAVSLANFGMQSSYITKLPSHEIGQAAVNSLRRYGVDVSGIIRGGKRIGIYFLEKGASQRASKVIYDRANSAIAEASPSDFNWKEIFKGASWFHFTGITPALSKNAAEICLEACKTARSMGITVSCDLNYRKKLWTPDEAKETMSSICEFVDICISNEEDADKVFGITSKNTDVSSGKLNEKGYKEVAEKLCKKFGFQKVGITLRESISASENNWSAMLYTKGKAYFSKKYTMQVVDRLGGGDSFAAALICAELKGFKPQKQIDFASAASCLKHSINGDFNQVSFDEVLTLAQGDASGRVQR
- a CDS encoding adenylate/guanylate cyclase domain-containing protein, which gives rise to MKKFTLIFICSLFLASCIKPAEPTLNAVVKGVFDAENISVGDIQVLEGEWIFIPNEFVEPLEDFGKYTRYENINTSWHKYGDGLSIYGYGTYALRIKNLSTNGVYAIKTATVSSAFIAYLEGEEIYRSGVVGNSREFEKFNWDAPFITLPTFGKEEVTLVFHVSNFNDNKAGFVKPIEFGFYSDLLNAKNASVLTLTILAGILLLAAAFFISLFIFYPKERQSLYFGLLAANFCLRICSYDEFLLTTIMPGISGETLFKIGYSTLSFGIIFVSLFIHNLFSKIKSKYLLILCAPAILYIMINIFAPMRASSELLHFAQVYVLLFAAYNVLTVMKAASRKDTSAILFLTGFSIFLLLSVRDILIANRIIQGFFLSHIGVLVLLIPMAIVVLHNFRDSSNRVIDMTKQIECINDALAKFVPNEFMNFLRKKHVDIKLGDNILKDMYIAFIHLGIYTGLGTEKERQSLLKIYNYTLANINPIIQAHNGFIDKYLTEGLMVLFHGSADDVIKCMLEIKSVVQFENMDREISKLPKIDLAIGVHYGRLMLGTIGEEERMDSTVISDVVNVASRLHFYALKKGVNIFISEVVKKNVTNLPINEVKFEYNGLVRFRGKDEPVRIYEVKKL